The following coding sequences lie in one Cannabis sativa cultivar Pink pepper isolate KNU-18-1 chromosome 5, ASM2916894v1, whole genome shotgun sequence genomic window:
- the LOC133038078 gene encoding uncharacterized protein LOC133038078 — MLYTYILYNPSSQIVSYSLILTISQFLFLFSLLNQINCFNLKSFGVSNQPIIVPCLRNLQGLEGIVRVNYSGVENKLRDLMENGEPRRSTRLNERAAVRDRARGRGRGCARGRGRGNQHVPAEAVIQENQNAPVNGQQPGQGGGNHEVPAGVVGQEHQNAPVVVPPQQEDLAQEVARLKEEIRKRDEEALNRQEQPNQGQHQFLPVQYMPVPEGRWEPIYERFRKQHPPNFEGGSDPMEAEEWLRTVEGIVEYMRLGNGDSVACAASLLKKDARIWWDVIKQTRDVAAMTWADFVQVFNKKYYSEAIRSARVNEFTNLRQGKSTVTEYARQFDRLAKFATDLVPTEFLRIHRFTEGLDSRISRDIAMSGVRATTYAEVLEKALEAELCESRIQKDNTARWEARKASNGGGDNKRKLPTNQHNEADKRNKIGSNNYKGKKPYVEYPLCPTCGRKHPGECRLKGKTCYKCGQPGHYKKDCPQKGDQLKDDKLVPARVFALTRGEAETSNTVVAGQISISEKLCTVLFDSGATHSFIALKMIDKLELPYVNFSYKFMTELPSGEVMISSRGVRDAPIRIADKELSGDLIELEMRDYDLILGMDWLSRHGATIDCRKRTVTFTPESGEAFIFEGIKVKSSLPLVTALKAQKMIRAGCQAYLASIVDKSRETTLKPENVHIVCEFQEVFPEDLPGLPPDREIEFVIELALGTTPISRAPYRMAPNELKELKAQLQDLLDKGFIRPSYSPWGAPVLFVKKKDGSMRMCIDYRELNKVTIKNKYPLPRIDDLFDQLQGAIVFSKIDLRSGYHQLKVREEDIAKTAFRTRYGHYEFLVMSFGLTNAPAAFMDLMNRVFKEYLDKFVVVFIDDILIYSRTMEEHEEHLRLTLSRLKEHQLYAKFKKCEFWLEKVAFLGHIVSKDGVEVDPAKIEAVKSWPKPKTASEVRSFLGLAGYYRRFVEGFSKIATPLTNLTRKQQKFAWTDKCEESFQTLKDKLITAPVLCVPTNKDKFVVYCDASKQGLYRVLMQNEKVVAYASRQLKEYETRYPTHDLELAKRGLCIENAEALPLWREV; from the exons atgttatatacgtatatactctataaccctagcagccagatagtatcgtattcccttattctcaccatctctcaatttctttttttattctctctattgaaccaaatcaattgttttaatcttaagagcttcggggttagcaatcaaccgatcatcgttccgtgtcttcgaaatcttcag ggcctagaaggtatcgtaagagttaattacagcggagttgag AACAAGTTAAGGGATTTGATGGAAAACGGTGAACCCAGAAGATCAACCCGCTTGAATGAAAGAGCGGCTGTAAGAGACCGAGCTAGAGGTCGAGGGCGAGGATGTGCTCGCGGTCGAGGCAGGGGAAACCAGCATGTCCCTGCCGAGGCGGTGATCCAGGAGAATCAAAATGCCCCTGTAAATGGACAGCAACCAGGTCAAGGTGGGGGTAACCACGAAGTCCCTGCTGGGGTAGTTGGTCAAGAacaccaaaatgcccctgtagTGGTGCCACCACAACAAGAAGATTTGGCGCAAGAAGTTGCTCGTCTCAAGGAAGAAATTAGGAAGCGAGATGAAGAGGCTCTCAACCGTCAGGAACAACCCAATCAAGGACAACATCAATTTTTGCCGGTGCAATACATGCCTGTGCCGGAGGGTCGATGGGAACCaatatatgaaaggttccgcaagcaacACCCACCAAATTTTGAAGGGGGCTCAGATCCAATGGAAGCTGAGGAATGGTTAAGAACAGTGGAAGGTATTGTTGAGTACATGCGGCTCGGTAACGGAGATAGTGTAGCTTGTGCTGCTAGTTTATTGAAAAAGGATGCCCGCATCTGGTGGGATGTTATTAAACAAACACGGGATGTGGCCGCAATGACCTGGGCTGACTTTGTacaagtttttaacaaaaaatactaCAGTGAAGCAATACGCTCAGCTAGAGTTAATGAGTTCACAAACTTGAGGCAGGGTAAGTCTACAGTTACAGAGTATGCTCGCCAATTTGAcagattagcaaagtttgccaCAGATCTGGTTCCTACTGAGTTTCTGAGGATTCATCGTTTTACTGAAGGGCTCGACTCCCGAATAAGTCGGGACATAGCGATGTCAGGAGTAAGGGCAACCACGTATGCTGAGGTACTAGAAAAAGCCCTAGAAGCTGAGTTGTGTGAAAGTCGTATACAGAAAGACAATACAGCAAGGTGGGAGGCCAGAAAGGCCAGTAATGGAGGTGGTGATAACAAAAGAAAACTGCCAACTAACCAACACAACGAAGCCGACAAGAGAAACAAGATAGGGTCCAATAACTACAAAGGGAAGAAGCCATATGTGGAGTACCCGCTATGCCCAACATGTGGTCGTAAGCATCCGGGAGAATGTCGACTGAAAGGCAAGACTTGTTACAAGTGTGGGCAACCAGGCCACTATAAGAAGGACTGTCCACAAAAAGGTGATCAACTCAAGGATGACAAACTTGTCCCAGCTCGAGTATTTGCACTAACCAGAGGGGAGGCTGAGACTAGTAACACTGTGGTTGCAGGTCAGATTTCTATCTCTGAAAAACTAtgtactgttttatttgattctggAGCTACGCACTCATTTATTGCTTTAAAGATGATAGATAAGTTAGAACTACCGTATGTAAACTTTAGTTATAAGTTCATGACGGAGTTGCCCTCGGGCGAGGTTATGATATCATCTAGAGGAGTGCGGGATGCGCCAATAAGGATTGCAGACAAGGAACTTAGTGGAGATCTGATAGAGCTGGAGATGAGGGATTACGATCTTATCTTGGGTATGGATTGGCTATCACGACATGGAGCAACAATAGACTGCCGAAAGAGGACAGTGACTTTCACCCCTGAATCTGGAGAGGCATTCATATTTGAAGGAATCAAAGTCAAGTCAAGCTTACCGCTAGTTACAGCCCTAAAGGCACAAAAGATGATACGTGCGGGATGTCAAGCATACTTGGCCAGCATAGTAGACAAGTCCAGAGAAACCACCCTCAAGCCAGAGAATGTCCACATAGTATGTGAATTCCAAGAAGTTTTTCCGGAAGACCTACCAGGGCTACCCCCAGATAGAGAGATAGAATTTGTGATTGAGTTAGCGCTAGGCACAACACCAATCTCGAGGGCTCCATACCGCATGGCTCCCAAtgaattgaaggaattgaaggctCAACTACAAGATCTTTTAGACAAGGGATTCATTAGACCaagttactcaccttggggtgcgccagtgttgttcgtcaagaagaaggacggtAGTATGCGGATGTGTATAGACTATCGAGAGCTGAACAAAGTGACTATAAAGAACAAGTATCCCTTGCCTCGcatcgatgatttgtttgatcagttACAAGGGGCGATCGTCTTTTCAAAGATCGACTTGAGATCTGGGTACCACCAATTGAAAGTCCGAGAGGAAGATATAGCAAAGACGGCATTTCGAACACGGTAtgggcattatgaatttctagtgatgtcatttgggttaaccaatgccccagcagccttcatggatttaatgaatagagtattcaaggaataTCTTGACAAGTTTGTGGTGGTATTCATTGATGACATACTCATTTATTCAAGGACAATGGAAGAGCATGAGGAGCACTTAAGGCTAACTCTAAGTAGACTCAAAGAGCACCAATTGTACgccaaattcaaaaagtgtgagttctggttggagAAAGTGGCGTTTCTAGGCCATATAGTGTCCAAAGATGGGGTAGAGGTGGACCCTGCGAAAATTGAAGCAGTGAAGAGCTGGCCAAAACCAAAAACCGCAAGTGAGGTTCGGAGTTTTCTCGGACTAGCTGGATATTATAGGAGATTCGTTGAAGGGTTCTCAAAAATAGCCACACCATTGACGAATTTGACTCGAAAGCAACAAAAATTTGCATGGACAGATAAATGTGAGGAAAGCTTTCAGACATTGAAAGATAAACTCATAACAGCACCCGTCCTGTGTGTTCCAACTAACAAAGACAAATTtgtagtatattgcgacgcatcaAAGCAAGGGCTCTACCGTGTGTTGATGCAGAATGAGAAGGTGGTAGCCTATGCCTCTAGGCAGCTAAAGGAGTATGAGACAaggtacccaactcatgacttaGAGTTGGCAAAGCGGGGTCTTTGCATTGAAAATGCGGAGGCACTACctctatggagagaagtgtga